The Streptomyces sp. Mut1 genome window below encodes:
- a CDS encoding DUF4184 family protein: MPFTLSHAAAVLPGIRRDGRGRGPLVASALVAGSFAPDLTYFADTAIPGAMAFGEVTHAAWGVVTVDVLITGLAVAVWLLLREPLVALLPQRARGRVYACLGGPRSATGAGRGALHLRGAAWFAVSAVIGSATHVVWDAFTHHDRWGVRLVPGLDGSVGGLPVFTLVQYGTSAPALLVLAWFTTSALRRAGERPVPASVPVLDRRTRRWALTGIGLCVLLGIAHRCARWYAYFGHIDTPLDIIPTACFGAGAGLAAGLLLYGAAIRLTHRRPGPPPKRPGTGAGASARPGTSRSVRR, translated from the coding sequence ATGCCCTTCACTCTCAGCCATGCCGCCGCCGTACTGCCGGGAATCCGGCGCGACGGCAGAGGCCGCGGCCCGCTCGTCGCCTCGGCCCTGGTCGCCGGTTCGTTCGCCCCCGACCTGACGTACTTCGCGGACACGGCGATCCCGGGCGCGATGGCGTTCGGCGAGGTCACCCACGCGGCGTGGGGCGTCGTCACGGTGGACGTCCTGATCACCGGGCTCGCGGTCGCCGTGTGGCTGCTGCTGCGCGAACCCCTGGTGGCCCTGCTGCCGCAACGCGCGCGGGGGCGGGTGTACGCGTGTCTGGGCGGGCCCCGCTCCGCAACAGGCGCCGGGCGCGGCGCACTTCACCTGCGGGGCGCGGCGTGGTTCGCCGTGTCGGCGGTCATCGGCTCGGCCACGCACGTCGTCTGGGACGCCTTCACCCACCACGACCGCTGGGGCGTACGGCTGGTGCCGGGGCTCGACGGCAGCGTCGGCGGGCTCCCCGTCTTCACCCTCGTCCAGTACGGCACGTCGGCACCCGCCCTACTCGTCCTCGCCTGGTTCACGACGTCGGCGCTGCGACGGGCCGGGGAGCGGCCGGTGCCCGCCTCCGTACCGGTCCTGGACCGGCGGACCCGGCGCTGGGCGCTCACCGGCATCGGGCTGTGCGTCCTGCTGGGCATCGCCCACCGGTGCGCCCGCTGGTACGCCTACTTCGGGCACATCGACACCCCGCTGGACATCATTCCTACGGCCTGCTTCGGCGCGGGCGCCGGCCTCGCGGCCGGACTCCTGCTCTACGGGGCGGCGATCCGGCTCACCCACCGCCGCCCCGGCCCGCCGCCCAAGCGGCCCGGGACCGGTGCCGGGGCCTCCGCGCGCCCCGGCACATCGCGGTCAGTGCGCCGCTGA
- the polA gene encoding DNA polymerase I — translation MAETASKKTADNRPRLLLMDGHSLAYRAFFALPAENFTTGAGQPTNAVYGFMSMLANTLRDEAPTHFAVAFDVSRKTWRAAEFPEYKANRSKTPDEFKGQVELIGELLDAMHADRFAVEGFEADDVIATLATQAEAAGFEVLIVTGDRDSFQLITDNVTVLYPTKGVSELTRFTPEKVVEKYGLTPRQYPDFAALRGDPSDNLPGIPGVGEKTAAKWINQFGSFDELVERADEVKGKAGQNFRDHLDAVKMNRVLTEMVRDVELPKTPADLERAPYDRTAVTGVLDVLEIRNPSLRERLLAVDPGAAEDEAPAPAAGVALDGAVLGAGELTPWLEAHGAQPLGVATVDTWALGIGTVTEIALAAADGAAAWFDPALLDEPDEQAFAAWIADPARPKVMHNAKSAMRVFPEHGWRIEGVSMDTALAAYLVKPGRRSFALDALAVEYLGRELAPAAAADGQLAFGAEDQAEADALMAQARAVLDLGDAFTERLKEVGAAELLHDMELPTSILLARLERHGIAADRAHLEGMEQQFAGAVQQAVKEAHAAVGREFNLGSPKQLQEVLFGELGLPKTKKTKTGYTTDADALAWLAAQTEHELPVLMLRHREQAKLRVTVEGLVKSIAADGRIHTTFNQTVAATGRLSSTDPNLQNIPVRTDEGRAIRRGFVVGEGFETLMTADYSQIELRVMAHLSEDAGLIEAFTSGEDLHTTVASQVFGVEKSAVDPEMRRKIKAMSYGLAYGLSAFGLSQQLNIEAGEARGLMDTYFERFGGVRDYLRRVVEEARATGYTETVFGRRRYLPDLNSDNRQRRETAERMALNAPIQGTAADIVKVAMLHVDRALTGAELKSRMLLQVHDEIVLEIAAGEREQVERILRHEMSTAVRLRAPLDVSVGVGGDWESAAH, via the coding sequence GTGGCTGAGACGGCATCGAAGAAGACGGCAGACAACCGACCGCGCCTGCTCCTGATGGACGGGCACTCCCTGGCGTACCGGGCGTTCTTTGCGCTGCCTGCGGAGAATTTCACGACGGGGGCGGGCCAGCCGACCAACGCGGTGTACGGCTTCATGTCGATGCTCGCGAACACGTTGCGTGACGAGGCGCCCACGCACTTCGCGGTGGCGTTCGACGTGTCCCGCAAGACGTGGCGGGCGGCGGAGTTCCCGGAGTACAAGGCGAACCGGTCGAAGACCCCCGACGAGTTCAAGGGGCAGGTCGAGCTGATCGGGGAGCTGCTCGACGCGATGCACGCGGACCGTTTCGCGGTCGAGGGCTTCGAGGCGGACGATGTCATCGCCACGCTGGCCACGCAGGCGGAGGCGGCCGGCTTCGAGGTGCTGATCGTCACCGGTGACCGCGATTCGTTCCAGCTGATCACGGACAACGTGACGGTGCTCTACCCGACCAAGGGTGTCTCCGAGCTGACCCGGTTCACACCGGAGAAGGTCGTTGAGAAGTACGGCCTCACCCCCCGGCAGTATCCGGACTTCGCGGCGCTGCGCGGTGACCCGTCGGACAACCTTCCGGGCATTCCCGGGGTCGGTGAGAAGACGGCCGCCAAGTGGATCAACCAGTTCGGTTCGTTCGACGAGCTGGTGGAGCGGGCCGATGAGGTCAAGGGCAAGGCGGGCCAGAATTTCCGCGACCACCTGGACGCGGTGAAGATGAACCGCGTGCTGACCGAGATGGTCCGGGACGTGGAGCTGCCGAAGACCCCGGCCGACCTGGAGCGCGCCCCCTACGACCGTACGGCGGTCACTGGTGTCCTGGACGTGCTGGAGATCCGCAACCCGAGCCTGCGCGAGCGGCTGCTCGCGGTGGACCCGGGCGCGGCCGAGGACGAGGCCCCGGCGCCCGCCGCGGGCGTCGCGCTGGACGGTGCGGTGCTCGGCGCGGGCGAGCTCACCCCGTGGCTGGAGGCGCACGGCGCGCAGCCGCTCGGTGTCGCCACGGTGGACACCTGGGCGCTGGGCATCGGCACGGTCACGGAGATCGCGCTCGCCGCGGCGGACGGGGCGGCGGCCTGGTTCGACCCGGCGCTGCTCGACGAGCCCGACGAGCAGGCGTTCGCGGCCTGGATCGCGGACCCGGCCCGTCCCAAGGTCATGCACAACGCCAAGAGCGCGATGCGGGTCTTCCCGGAGCACGGCTGGCGGATCGAGGGCGTCTCGATGGACACCGCGCTCGCCGCCTACCTCGTCAAGCCCGGCCGGCGTTCCTTCGCGCTGGACGCCCTGGCCGTGGAGTACCTGGGCCGGGAGCTGGCCCCCGCCGCCGCCGCGGACGGGCAGCTGGCCTTCGGCGCCGAGGACCAGGCCGAGGCCGATGCCCTGATGGCGCAGGCCCGCGCCGTCCTGGACCTGGGCGACGCGTTCACGGAGCGGCTGAAGGAGGTCGGCGCGGCCGAGCTGCTGCACGACATGGAGCTGCCGACGTCGATTCTGCTGGCCCGCCTGGAGCGGCACGGCATCGCGGCGGACCGGGCGCACCTGGAGGGCATGGAGCAGCAGTTCGCCGGGGCCGTCCAGCAGGCGGTGAAGGAGGCGCACGCGGCGGTGGGCCGGGAGTTCAACCTGGGTTCGCCCAAGCAGCTCCAGGAGGTCCTGTTCGGTGAGCTGGGCCTGCCGAAGACGAAGAAGACCAAGACCGGTTACACGACGGACGCGGACGCGCTGGCCTGGCTGGCCGCGCAGACCGAGCACGAGCTGCCCGTCCTCATGCTGCGCCACCGCGAGCAGGCGAAGCTGCGGGTCACCGTCGAGGGCCTGGTGAAGTCGATCGCCGCGGACGGCCGCATCCACACCACGTTCAACCAGACCGTGGCGGCGACCGGCCGGCTCTCGTCCACCGACCCCAACCTGCAGAACATCCCCGTCCGCACGGACGAGGGCCGGGCGATCCGCCGGGGCTTCGTCGTCGGTGAGGGTTTCGAGACGCTGATGACGGCGGACTACAGCCAGATCGAACTGCGGGTGATGGCCCACCTCTCCGAGGACGCGGGCCTGATCGAGGCGTTCACCTCCGGCGAGGATCTGCACACCACGGTCGCCTCGCAGGTCTTCGGCGTCGAGAAGTCGGCGGTCGACCCGGAGATGCGCCGCAAGATCAAGGCCATGAGCTACGGGCTCGCGTACGGCCTCTCCGCGTTCGGTCTCTCCCAGCAGCTGAACATCGAGGCGGGTGAGGCCCGGGGCCTGATGGACACCTACTTCGAGCGGTTCGGTGGTGTCCGCGACTACCTGCGCCGGGTGGTGGAGGAGGCCAGGGCCACCGGATACACCGAGACGGTCTTCGGCCGCCGCCGCTATCTGCCGGACCTGAACAGCGACAACCGCCAGCGCCGTGAGACCGCCGAGCGGATGGCGCTCAACGCCCCGATCCAGGGCACCGCCGCCGACATCGTCAAGGTCGCCATGCTGCATGTCGACCGGGCGCTGACCGGGGCGGAGCTGAAGTCGCGGATGCTGCTCCAGGTGCACGACGAAATCGTGCTGGAGATCGCGGCGGGCGAGCGGGAGCAGGTCGAGCGGATCCTGCGTCACGAGATGTCCACGGCGGTGCGTCTGCGGGCCCCGCTGGATGTGTCGGTGGGCGTCGGCGGCGACTGGGAGTCAGCGGCGCACTGA
- a CDS encoding FdhF/YdeP family oxidoreductase, which translates to MASKPPAGDPVQDAPQVEPAKHAAAGLPAVARSLRIAQQQMGLRRTAQTLLKVNQKDGFDCPGCAWPEGDQRHTAEFCENGAKAVAEEATLRRVTPDFFAAHPVADLAGRSGYWLGQQGRITQPMYLPEGADRYEAVTWERAFGIIAEELGALGSPDEALFYTSGRTSNEAAFLLQLFAREFGTNNLPDCSNMCHESSGSALTETIGVGKGSVSLEDLHHSDLIIIAGQNPGTNHPRMLSALEKAKAAGAKIISVNPLPEAGLERFKNPQTPLGLVRGAALNDLFLQIRIGGDQALFRLLNRLILQTEGAVDETFVAEHTHGYEEFAATAAEADWDTTLAATGLDRAAIEQALDLILASRRTVVCWAMGLTQHKHSVPTIREIVNFLLLRGNIGRPGAGVCPVRGHSNVQGDRTMGIFERPSPAFLDALDKEFAITSPRHHGYDVVRAIRALRDGDAKVFFAMGGNFVAATPDTAVTEAAMRNARLTVHVSTKLNRSHAVTGTRALILPTLGRTDKDVQAGGKQFVTVEDSMSKVHASRGNLTPASPHLLSEPAIVARLARAVLGPGSATPWEEFEKDYATIRDRISRVVPGFENFNARIAHPGGFTLPHAPRDSRRFPTATGKANFTAAPVEFPELPEGRLLLQTLRSHDQYNTTIYGLDDHYRGIKGGRRVVLVHPDDGAALGLADGAYTDLVSEWKDGVERRAPGFRVVHYPTARGCAAAYYPETNVLVPLDSTADTSNTPASKSVVVRFEPAG; encoded by the coding sequence ATGGCCAGCAAGCCGCCCGCAGGAGACCCCGTCCAGGACGCCCCGCAGGTCGAACCGGCCAAGCACGCCGCCGCCGGGCTGCCCGCCGTCGCCCGGAGCCTGCGCATCGCCCAGCAGCAGATGGGGCTGCGCCGCACCGCGCAGACCCTCCTCAAGGTCAACCAGAAGGACGGCTTCGACTGCCCCGGCTGCGCCTGGCCCGAGGGCGACCAGCGGCACACCGCCGAATTCTGCGAGAACGGCGCCAAGGCCGTCGCCGAGGAGGCGACCCTGCGCCGGGTCACCCCGGACTTCTTCGCCGCCCACCCCGTCGCCGACCTCGCCGGCCGCAGCGGCTACTGGCTCGGCCAGCAGGGACGCATCACCCAGCCCATGTACCTGCCCGAGGGCGCCGACCGCTACGAGGCCGTGACCTGGGAGCGCGCCTTCGGGATCATCGCCGAGGAACTGGGCGCGCTCGGCTCGCCCGACGAGGCGCTGTTCTACACCTCCGGGCGCACCAGCAACGAGGCCGCGTTCCTGCTCCAGCTGTTCGCCCGCGAATTCGGCACCAACAACCTGCCCGACTGCTCCAACATGTGCCACGAGTCCTCGGGCTCCGCGCTCACCGAGACGATCGGCGTCGGCAAGGGCTCCGTGTCCCTCGAAGACCTCCACCACTCCGACCTGATCATCATCGCCGGGCAGAACCCCGGCACCAACCACCCCCGGATGCTCTCCGCCCTGGAGAAGGCCAAGGCCGCCGGGGCGAAGATCATCTCGGTGAACCCGCTGCCCGAGGCCGGCCTCGAACGGTTCAAGAACCCGCAGACCCCCCTCGGCCTGGTCAGGGGCGCCGCGCTGAACGACCTCTTCCTCCAGATCCGCATCGGCGGCGACCAGGCACTCTTCCGGCTCCTGAACAGGCTGATCCTTCAGACCGAGGGCGCCGTCGACGAGACGTTCGTCGCCGAACACACCCACGGCTACGAGGAGTTCGCCGCCACCGCGGCCGAAGCCGACTGGGACACCACACTCGCCGCGACCGGACTCGACCGCGCCGCCATCGAACAGGCCCTCGACCTGATCCTCGCCTCGCGGCGCACCGTCGTGTGCTGGGCCATGGGCCTCACCCAGCACAAGCACTCCGTCCCGACCATCCGCGAGATCGTCAACTTCCTCCTGCTGCGCGGCAACATCGGCCGCCCCGGCGCCGGCGTCTGCCCCGTCCGCGGACACTCCAACGTCCAGGGCGACCGCACCATGGGCATCTTCGAACGGCCCTCACCCGCCTTCCTCGACGCCCTCGACAAGGAATTCGCGATCACCTCACCGCGCCACCACGGCTACGACGTGGTCCGCGCGATCCGAGCCCTGCGCGACGGCGACGCCAAGGTCTTCTTCGCCATGGGCGGCAACTTCGTCGCCGCCACCCCCGACACCGCCGTCACCGAGGCCGCGATGCGCAACGCCCGTCTCACCGTCCACGTCTCCACCAAACTCAACCGCTCCCACGCCGTCACCGGAACCCGGGCGCTGATCCTGCCCACCCTCGGCCGCACCGACAAGGACGTCCAGGCGGGCGGCAAGCAGTTCGTCACCGTCGAGGACTCCATGAGCAAGGTCCACGCCTCACGCGGCAACCTCACCCCCGCGAGCCCCCACCTGCTCTCCGAACCCGCCATCGTCGCCCGCCTCGCCCGCGCCGTGCTCGGCCCCGGATCCGCGACACCCTGGGAGGAGTTCGAGAAGGACTACGCGACGATCCGCGACCGCATCTCCCGCGTCGTGCCCGGCTTCGAGAACTTCAACGCGCGCATCGCCCACCCCGGCGGCTTCACCCTCCCGCACGCCCCCCGCGACTCCCGCCGCTTCCCCACCGCCACCGGGAAGGCCAACTTCACCGCCGCCCCCGTCGAGTTCCCCGAACTCCCCGAAGGCCGGCTGCTGCTCCAGACCCTGCGCTCCCACGACCAGTACAACACCACCATCTACGGCCTCGACGACCACTACCGCGGCATCAAGGGCGGCCGCCGCGTCGTCCTCGTACACCCCGACGACGGCGCCGCCCTCGGACTCGCCGACGGCGCCTACACCGACCTCGTCAGCGAGTGGAAGGACGGCGTCGAACGCCGCGCCCCCGGCTTCCGCGTCGTCCACTACCCCACCGCCCGGGGCTGCGCCGCCGCCTACTACCCCGAGACCAACGTGCTGGTCCCCCTCGACTCCACCGCCGACACCAGCAACACCCCCGCCAGCAAGTCCGTCGTGGTGCGCTTCGAGCCCGCGGGCTGA
- a CDS encoding PaaI family thioesterase, producing the protein MGEHTAPTFPQEIIDEYAALGVDLPALFSAGHLGERMGVRITEASAERVVGTMPVEGNTQPYGLLHGGASAVLAETLGSVGSMLHGGPSKLAVGVDLNCTHHRGVRSGLVTGVATPVHRGRTTATYEIAITDEHDKRVCTARLTCLLRDTPTPTAS; encoded by the coding sequence ATGGGCGAGCACACCGCACCCACGTTCCCCCAGGAGATCATCGACGAGTACGCCGCGCTCGGCGTCGACCTGCCCGCCCTGTTCTCCGCCGGCCACCTCGGCGAGCGCATGGGCGTACGGATCACCGAGGCCTCCGCGGAGCGCGTCGTGGGCACCATGCCCGTCGAGGGCAACACCCAGCCCTACGGCCTCCTGCACGGCGGCGCCTCCGCCGTCCTCGCCGAGACCCTCGGCTCCGTCGGCTCCATGCTCCACGGCGGCCCCTCCAAGCTCGCCGTCGGCGTCGACCTGAACTGCACCCATCACCGAGGGGTACGAAGCGGCCTCGTCACCGGGGTCGCCACCCCCGTACACCGCGGCCGCACCACCGCCACGTACGAGATCGCCATCACCGACGAGCACGACAAGCGCGTCTGCACCGCCCGCCTCACCTGCCTCCTGCGTGACACCCCCACCCCCACGGCCTCCTGA
- a CDS encoding branched-chain amino acid ABC transporter substrate-binding protein, with translation MLILTTVLTTGALTLTACGSRDDDNKSDGNSGSGNQTVVIGLDAPLTGDLSALGLGIKNSADLAAKTANKEKTVPGITFEIQPLDDQAQPSVGQQNATKFIDNKKVVGVVGPLNSGVSQSMQKPLNDAGLTQVSPANTGTELTQGNDWKTGDKKRPFKTYFRTATTDQIQGAFAAKYLYNDAKIKQVYLIDDQKPYGAGLAASFKATFTDLGGKIAGSDHVNPEDRDFNAVVTKVKKSGAKAVYYGGEYPAGAPLSQQLKDSVQIPLMGGDGMYSADFIKLNKKAQGDIATSVGKPVEELDSAKKFIEDYKTAGYKDAYEAYGGGTYDATWSIIEAVKLAVSENDGKLPDDARAKVLDAMSKVKFDGVTGPVSFDEYGDTTNTMMTAYQVDGGKWVSKLSEAYKP, from the coding sequence TTGCTCATCCTCACCACAGTGCTCACCACAGGCGCACTGACGCTCACCGCCTGCGGGTCGCGCGACGACGACAACAAGAGCGACGGCAACAGCGGCAGCGGCAACCAGACCGTCGTCATCGGTCTCGACGCACCCCTCACCGGCGACCTCTCCGCCCTCGGCCTCGGCATCAAGAACTCCGCCGACCTCGCCGCCAAAACGGCGAACAAGGAGAAGACCGTCCCGGGCATCACCTTCGAGATCCAGCCGCTCGACGACCAGGCCCAGCCCTCCGTCGGCCAGCAGAACGCCACGAAGTTCATCGACAACAAGAAGGTCGTCGGCGTCGTCGGCCCGCTGAACTCCGGCGTCTCCCAGTCGATGCAGAAGCCGCTCAACGACGCGGGCCTCACCCAGGTCTCCCCCGCCAACACCGGCACCGAGCTGACCCAGGGCAACGACTGGAAGACCGGCGACAAGAAGCGCCCCTTCAAGACCTACTTCCGCACCGCCACCACGGACCAGATCCAGGGCGCCTTCGCAGCGAAGTACCTGTACAACGACGCGAAGATCAAGCAGGTCTACCTCATCGACGACCAGAAGCCCTACGGCGCCGGTCTCGCGGCCTCCTTCAAGGCCACCTTCACCGACCTCGGCGGCAAGATCGCCGGCTCCGACCACGTCAACCCCGAGGACCGCGACTTCAACGCCGTCGTCACCAAGGTCAAGAAGTCCGGCGCCAAGGCCGTCTACTACGGCGGCGAATACCCCGCCGGCGCCCCCCTGAGCCAGCAGCTCAAGGACAGCGTCCAGATCCCCCTCATGGGCGGCGACGGCATGTACAGCGCCGACTTCATCAAGCTCAACAAGAAGGCCCAGGGCGACATCGCCACCTCCGTCGGCAAGCCCGTCGAGGAACTCGACTCCGCCAAGAAGTTCATCGAGGACTACAAGACGGCCGGCTACAAGGACGCCTACGAGGCCTACGGGGGCGGCACCTACGACGCCACCTGGTCGATCATCGAGGCCGTCAAGCTCGCCGTCTCCGAGAACGACGGCAAGCTCCCCGACGACGCCCGCGCCAAGGTCCTCGACGCCATGAGCAAGGTCAAGTTCGACGGCGTCACCGGCCCCGTCTCGTTCGACGAGTACGGCGACACCACCAACACCATGATGACCGCCTACCAGGTCGACGGCGGCAAGTGGGTCTCCAAGCTCAGCGAGGCCTACAAGCCGTAA
- a CDS encoding branched-chain amino acid ABC transporter permease, with translation MHELPQQLANGLILGAMYGLIAIGYTMVYGIIQLINFAHGEIFMIGGFGALTVYLWMPAGSNLLAIVPLMIIGGVICSVAVSVAAERFAYRPLRNAPRLAPLITAIGLSLALQQAIWKWYPNATKDRPFPQFKGEAFDIFGAHVQRGDLFVLISAPVCMIALGLFVSKTRAGRGMQATSQDPDTAKLMGINTDRIIVMAFAIGAAFAAVAAVAYGLKNGQIGFKMGFLMGLKAFTAAVLGGIGNIYGAMLGGVVLGVAESLATGYMSDVPGMDLFGGGAWKDVWAFVLLIVVLLLRPQGLLGERVADRA, from the coding sequence GTGCACGAACTGCCGCAACAGCTGGCCAATGGACTCATCCTCGGCGCGATGTACGGACTCATCGCGATCGGCTACACGATGGTCTACGGAATCATCCAGCTCATCAACTTCGCCCACGGCGAGATCTTCATGATCGGAGGCTTCGGAGCTCTCACCGTGTACCTCTGGATGCCGGCCGGCTCCAACCTCCTCGCAATCGTCCCCCTCATGATCATCGGCGGCGTCATATGCTCCGTCGCCGTCAGCGTCGCCGCCGAACGCTTCGCCTACCGGCCGCTGCGCAACGCCCCCCGGCTCGCCCCGCTGATCACCGCGATCGGGCTCTCCCTCGCCCTCCAGCAGGCCATCTGGAAGTGGTACCCCAACGCCACCAAGGACCGCCCCTTCCCCCAGTTCAAGGGCGAGGCCTTCGACATCTTCGGCGCCCACGTCCAGCGCGGTGACCTCTTCGTCCTCATCTCCGCCCCCGTCTGCATGATCGCCCTCGGCCTCTTCGTCTCCAAGACCCGCGCCGGCCGCGGCATGCAGGCCACCTCGCAGGACCCCGACACCGCCAAGCTCATGGGCATCAACACCGACCGCATCATCGTCATGGCCTTCGCCATCGGTGCCGCGTTCGCCGCCGTCGCCGCCGTCGCCTACGGGCTCAAGAACGGCCAGATCGGCTTCAAAATGGGCTTCCTCATGGGCCTCAAGGCCTTCACCGCGGCCGTACTCGGCGGCATCGGCAACATCTACGGCGCCATGCTCGGCGGCGTCGTACTCGGCGTCGCCGAATCCCTCGCCACCGGCTACATGAGCGACGTCCCCGGTATGGACCTCTTCGGCGGCGGCGCCTGGAAGGACGTATGGGCCTTCGTCCTCCTCATCGTCGTCCTGCTGCTGCGGCCACAAGGCCTGCTCGGCGAACGCGTCGCGGACAGGGCGTGA
- a CDS encoding branched-chain amino acid ABC transporter permease produces MTTQNPLVPLPAPIARIATLAGAAAALAGTFLPWTWTSEFPGDLTVTGYPGGLQVLTLTGAVLTLLFTLTGYGIPGLRWLIPGGTNSPVRLLALAVLGTTGYAMGAISYELGGVVNLEPGAWVSGIGALVAVIASLALPSDVALPAEGPEPTGWQRFRNSLAAPSAPRARALPGWAEILVIAGAFGLALYLFTYGIDIPTEDSEQFIGFLITAVLAFTALTRAGLIARITALTSKHRNVTLTAALVAAFCFPFTQNTAEYALIGANILIFATVALGLNVVVGLAGLLDLGYVAFLGVGAYTAALVSGAPLSAIGVQFPFWAAVLTGAVVSLIFGVLIGAPTLRLRGDYLAIVTLGFGEIFRVTVNNLNGNSGPDLTNGSQGIPSIPDLNLFGIDFGLTHELGPFTLSRPANYYLLMLVVTAVVVLVFRRSGDSRIGRAWVAIREDETAATAMGINAFRLKLLAFALGATLAGLAGTVQAHVNYTVTPEQYQFAGSVPPNSAFLLAAVILGGMGTLSGPFVGAALLYLIPAKLQFMQDYQLFLFGIALVLLMRFRPEGLVADRRKQLEFHETDQLDVPKPRKPDETDAGIAKAGA; encoded by the coding sequence ATGACCACCCAGAACCCGCTCGTCCCGCTCCCCGCACCCATCGCCCGGATCGCCACCCTCGCCGGCGCCGCGGCCGCACTCGCCGGAACCTTCCTCCCCTGGACCTGGACCTCCGAATTCCCCGGCGACCTCACCGTCACCGGCTACCCCGGCGGCCTCCAGGTCCTCACCCTCACCGGCGCCGTCCTCACCCTGCTGTTCACCCTCACCGGATACGGCATCCCCGGACTGCGCTGGCTCATCCCCGGCGGCACCAACAGCCCCGTCCGCCTCCTGGCCCTCGCCGTCCTCGGCACCACCGGCTACGCCATGGGCGCCATCTCCTACGAGCTCGGCGGCGTCGTCAACCTCGAACCCGGGGCCTGGGTCAGCGGCATCGGCGCACTCGTCGCCGTCATCGCCTCCCTCGCACTCCCCAGCGACGTGGCACTCCCCGCCGAAGGACCCGAACCGACCGGGTGGCAGCGCTTCCGCAACAGCCTCGCCGCCCCCTCGGCACCCCGCGCCAGGGCCCTCCCCGGCTGGGCCGAGATCCTCGTCATCGCCGGAGCCTTCGGCCTGGCGCTGTACCTCTTCACCTACGGGATCGACATCCCCACCGAGGACTCCGAGCAGTTCATCGGCTTCCTCATCACCGCGGTCCTCGCGTTCACCGCGCTCACCCGGGCCGGACTCATCGCCCGCATCACCGCGCTGACCTCCAAGCACCGCAACGTCACCCTCACCGCGGCCCTGGTCGCGGCGTTCTGCTTCCCCTTCACCCAGAACACCGCGGAATACGCCCTCATCGGCGCGAACATCCTCATCTTCGCCACCGTCGCACTCGGCCTGAACGTCGTCGTCGGCCTCGCCGGCCTCCTCGACCTCGGCTACGTCGCCTTCCTCGGCGTCGGCGCCTACACCGCCGCACTCGTCTCCGGCGCACCGCTCTCCGCGATCGGCGTCCAGTTCCCCTTCTGGGCCGCCGTCCTCACCGGAGCCGTGGTCTCCCTGATCTTCGGCGTCCTCATCGGCGCCCCGACCCTGCGCCTGCGCGGCGACTACCTCGCCATCGTCACGCTCGGCTTCGGAGAGATCTTCCGCGTCACCGTCAACAACCTCAACGGCAACAGCGGACCCGACCTCACCAACGGCTCCCAGGGCATCCCCAGCATCCCCGACCTCAACCTGTTCGGGATCGACTTCGGGCTCACCCACGAACTCGGCCCCTTCACCCTCAGCAGGCCGGCCAACTACTACCTGCTGATGCTCGTCGTCACCGCCGTCGTCGTCCTCGTCTTCCGCCGCTCCGGCGACTCCCGCATCGGCCGCGCCTGGGTCGCCATCCGCGAGGACGAGACCGCCGCCACCGCCATGGGCATCAACGCCTTCCGGCTCAAGCTGCTCGCCTTCGCCCTCGGCGCCACCCTCGCCGGCCTCGCCGGCACGGTCCAGGCACACGTCAACTACACCGTGACGCCCGAGCAGTACCAGTTCGCCGGCTCCGTTCCCCCGAACTCCGCGTTCCTCCTCGCCGCCGTCATCCTCGGCGGCATGGGAACCCTCAGCGGACCCTTCGTCGGCGCCGCGCTGCTCTACCTGATCCCGGCCAAGCTGCAGTTCATGCAGGACTACCAGCTCTTCCTCTTCGGCATCGCGCTCGTCCTCCTCATGCGCTTCCGCCCCGAGGGCCTGGTCGCCGACCGCAGGAAGCAGCTCGAATTCCACGAGACCGACCAGCTCGACGTGCCCAAACCCCGGAAGCCCGACGAGACAGACGCCGGCATCGCCAAGGCGGGGGCGTAA